One window of the Brassica napus cultivar Da-Ae chromosome A6 unlocalized genomic scaffold, Da-Ae chrA06_Random_10, whole genome shotgun sequence genome contains the following:
- the LOC125594339 gene encoding lanC-like protein GCL1, whose protein sequence is MLSSAVEFSAEQARCGEDGNGGETNKNGDLDHFILRTSSEPKVPATSFLSTDTFLRAATLLKDQVVEATWKGGPDPGVVLDPTVYTGLLGTAFTCLKSYEVTRNHQDLLTCADIIDTCADVARATTRHVTFLCGRGGVYALGAIVASYSGDQSKLDLFLGLFLELAEERELPAGPEEGGFGMSYDLLYGRAGFLWAALFLNRYLGEGTVPDHLLSPIVAAILSGGRVGAADHQACPLLYRFHGTRFWGAANGLAGILHVLLHFPLSEEDVKDVQGTLRYMMSNRFPNSGNYPCSEGNPRDKLVQWAHGATGMAITLAKASQVFPKERDFREAAIEAGEVVWKSGLVKKVGLADGVAGNAYAFLSLYRLTGDVVYEERAKAFASYLCHDARELVSATMGEAEYDYSLFRGLAGPACLWFDLVSPVDSKFPGYEI, encoded by the exons atgTTATCGTCGGCGGTAGAGTTCTCAGCGGAGCAAGCGAGATGCGGCGAAGATGGTAACGGCGGAGAGACAAACAAGAACGGCGATCTTGATCATTTTATTCTACGAACATCCTCCGAACCAAAAGTTCCGGCGACAAGTTTTCTCTCTACGGATACTTTCCTTAGAGCAGCAACGTTACTCAAGGACCAG GTTGTGGAGGCTACGTGGAAAGGCGGTCCGGATCCGGGTGTGGTGTTAGATCCGACTGTGTACACAGGACTACTCGGCACAGCTTTCACTTGCTTGAAGTCGTACGAGGTCACGAGGAACCATCAAGATCTGCTAACTTGCGCCGATATAATCGACACGTGTGCCGACGTTGCACGCGCCACAACCAG GCACGTGACGTTTTTATGTGGAAGAGGAGGAGTGTATGCGCTTGGTGCAATCGTAGCCAGTTACAGTGGGGACCAATCAAAGCTTGACCTCTTTCTCGGTCTTTTTCTTGAG CTAGCAGAAGAAAGAGAGTTACCAGCAGGACCAGAGGAAGGAGGATTTGGAATGTCATATGACCTTCTCTATGGAAGAGCGGGTTTTCTTTGGGCTGCTTTGTTCCTAAACCGATACCTCGGTGAAGGCACTGTTCCTGATCATCTCTTATCGCCTATTGTCGCAGCCATCTTATCTGGTGGACGAGTTGGCGCAGCAGATCATCAAGCTTGCCCTTTGTTATACAG GTTCCACGGGACACGGTTTTGGGGTGCGGCGAATGGATTAGCTGGAATCTTGCACGTCTTGTTACACTTCCCATTATCAGAAGAGGATGTGAAGGATGTGCAAGGGACGTTGAGGTACATGATGAGCAATAGGTTTCCAAACAGCGGAAACTATCCGTGCAGCGAAGGGAATCCGAGAGATAAGCTGGTCCAGTGGGCTCATGGTGCAACCGGCATGGCCATTACTCTGGCTAAAGCATCACAGGTGTTTCCAAAGGAGAGGGATTTTCGTGAAGCAGCAATTGAAGCTGGAGAAGTAGTGTGGAAGAGTGGCTTGGTGAAGAAGGTAGGTTTAGCGGATGGAGTTGCTGGCAACGCCTATGCTTTCTTGTCGCTTTATAGGTTAACAGGAGATGTTGTGTACGAAGAGAGAGCAAAAGCGTTCGCGAGTTACTTGTGTCATGACGCGAGAGAGCTTGTGAGTGCGACAATGGGAGAAGCAGAATATGACTACTCGCTGTTCCGGGGACTAGCTGGACCGGCATGCCTCTGGTTCGATCTTGTGTCGCCGGTAGATTCTAAGTTTCCTGGTTATGAGATATAA